The Vicia villosa cultivar HV-30 ecotype Madison, WI linkage group LG1, Vvil1.0, whole genome shotgun sequence genome includes a region encoding these proteins:
- the LOC131599989 gene encoding protein S40-6-like translates to MAKGRKFTANRNERLLGTNYIQSSVTVTHEVTDFREEDVWSVVDDRDRDRELNFSPGEWDSRASSWSREREENNRNFGGLSQAFENTGSNVATAASSRIVHHQYRASMGRNVATSAPMNVPDWSKILRVESVESLHDMDDGFEESESEMVPPHEYLARGRKMAANSVFEGVGRTLKGRDLRRVRDAVWNQTGFDG, encoded by the coding sequence ATGGCGAAGGGTCGCAAATTCACCGCGAATCGAAACGAGCGTTTGTTAGGAACGAACTATATCCAAAGCTCCGTTACTGTTACTCATGAAGTAACCGATTTCAGGGAAGAAGACGTGTGGTCTGTGGTGGATGATCGTGATCGTGACCGTGAATTGAATTTCTCTCCCGGCGAGTGGGATTCACGCGCGAGTTCGTGGAGTCGGGAGAGAGAGGAGAATAACCGGAACTTTGGTGGTTTGTCGCAGGCGTTTGAGAATACCGGGAGTAATGTTGCGACGGCGGCTTCGTCGAGGATCGTGCACCACCAGTACCGTGCGTCGATGGGGCGTAACGTGGCTACGTCGGCGCCGATGAACGTGCCGGACTGGAGTAAGATACTCCGAGTTGAATCGGTGGAGTCGTTGCATGATATGGATGATGGTTTTGAGGAGAGCGAGTCGGAGATGGTTCCGCCGCACGAATATTTGGCGCGTGGCCGGAAAATGGCGGCAAACTCGGTTTTCGAAGGCGTGGGTCGGACTTTAAAGGGGCGGGACTTGAGAAGGGTTCGGGATGCTGTTTGGAACCAAACCGGGTTCGATGGGTGA
- the LOC131650088 gene encoding uncharacterized protein LOC131650088 yields MGNSCMAASSMEWDGEDWESLKQPKQCSSSLSSKVFDEDAYLDHKNKETDVLGKLRASCDANGKVTLKISKCELAELLGAIQRNNNNNNNKNHKQPQLVMKKKKELASAEQILFRLMSARNHEIEKKHHGSGQWKPMLETILEC; encoded by the coding sequence ATGGGAAACTCTTGCATGGCAGCATCGTCAATGGAATGGGATGGAGAGGACTGGGAATCTTTGAAGCAGCCAAAGCAATGTTCATCGTCCTTATCAAGTAAGGTGTTTGACGAAGATGCTTATCTTGATCATAAGAATAAGGAGACTGATGTATTAGGCAAACTTAGAGCTTCTTGTGATGCAAATGGTAAAGTTACGTTGAAGATTTCAAAGTGCGAATTAGCTGAATTATTGGGAGCGATACAacggaataataataataacaataataaaaatcataaacaGCCGCAActggtgatgaagaagaagaaggaattagCTTCTGCAGAACAAATTCTGTTTCGGTTAATGAGTGCTAGAAATCATGAAATTGAAAAAAAGCATCACGGTAGTGGTCAATGGAAACCAATGCTTGAGACTATTCTTGAATGTTAA